From a region of the Paenibacillus lutimineralis genome:
- a CDS encoding glycosyltransferase family 61 protein: MMQAVELHSGPPKGLYKTTAEWVEHSRQRGEDHIFLEFHTNETFHFTASKGLESPLFPERVKQLPSAFVAVIPEGRVLGEEGSVITPDNHLLWDVSLQLMPEDQHPAFTTTSPRSLIEIADTVAVLSFFSSETYFHWLYDVLARIHLLRLSGIKIDKYVINQNIRSPFQYETLAMLGISRDQILFTYPNMNLKAKQLVVPSISMHAFLEYGSWPFQFMRQELYEKHNFRHTGADRIYISRSKSNKRKILNEDQVTGLLDDYGFTAVVLEDLTVAQQIEAFSSASAIVAPHGSGLANLSFCHPGTKIIEIFARDYTPVCYWEMSNYLQLDYYSMVENGYLDPQQQHLFEQNIYVPVDGLEQLLRLAGIESNRSKEEKG, translated from the coding sequence ATGATGCAGGCCGTTGAACTGCACAGCGGTCCACCGAAAGGCCTATATAAAACGACGGCGGAATGGGTTGAACATAGCCGCCAACGTGGAGAGGATCATATCTTTTTAGAATTCCATACGAACGAGACCTTCCATTTCACAGCGTCAAAGGGTCTTGAGTCACCCTTGTTCCCGGAGCGCGTGAAACAGCTGCCGTCAGCCTTTGTTGCTGTAATCCCGGAAGGACGGGTGCTGGGAGAAGAAGGATCAGTGATTACACCTGATAATCACCTTTTATGGGACGTCTCATTGCAGCTGATGCCTGAAGACCAGCATCCCGCATTTACAACAACCTCTCCGCGATCTTTAATTGAGATTGCCGATACGGTGGCAGTCCTCAGCTTTTTCAGCAGTGAAACCTATTTCCACTGGTTATACGACGTTCTTGCACGTATCCATCTGCTGCGCTTAAGCGGAATTAAGATCGACAAATATGTCATTAATCAAAATATTCGTTCCCCATTCCAATACGAGACCCTTGCCATGCTCGGGATTTCCCGTGACCAGATTTTGTTCACCTATCCAAATATGAATCTGAAAGCCAAGCAGTTAGTTGTTCCGTCGATTTCCATGCACGCTTTTCTAGAATACGGAAGCTGGCCCTTTCAATTCATGAGACAGGAATTGTACGAGAAACATAACTTTAGGCATACAGGCGCTGACAGAATTTATATTAGCCGTTCTAAATCCAACAAGCGTAAAATTTTAAATGAGGATCAAGTCACTGGTCTGCTGGATGATTACGGATTTACCGCAGTAGTGCTTGAAGATCTGACGGTTGCACAGCAGATTGAGGCCTTTTCTTCCGCTTCTGCAATTGTTGCACCACACGGTTCAGGGTTAGCTAATCTTTCCTTCTGTCATCCGGGAACCAAAATAATAGAAATATTCGCACGTGACTATACGCCGGTATGTTACTGGGAAATGAGTAATTATCTGCAGCTAGACTACTATAGCATGGTGGAAAATGGATATCTTGATCCGCAACAACAGCATTTATTTGAACAGAACATCTATGTGCCTGTCGACGGTTTGGAACAGCTACTTAGGCTTGCAGGCATTGAATCAAATCGATCCAAGGAGGAAAAAGGATGA
- a CDS encoding glycosyltransferase family 61 protein translates to MSIRLKRKSATIEEKKNRAKSAKKKKTKSKKKLKKIKKIRLERKLRLKRKLRLKRKQRLRRRKRLRHTRATVNHPVHSLEQEMDHQPPNENRNSPLPHWIGEEGDITIAPSRFDNTPAWISQSAEQGRLIAPVYKELYPGFSDFYLEARDMDGSIRFNEARVSSPSSFAAVIPSGRIWGINGSVITPDNVLLEDVSMEFSIGQNFGIHPAFSRWAPHPLLYTPDTVASLGFSDSQNYFHWLYDVLGRLHILQLSGIKVDKYVINPRSKIFWDSDADGPRPFQEESLRMLGIDPEQIIETHENFHLKAGNVVVMSHTERRGYPKWSSEFLRKVFLFDRGLDVKGQGSEYIYISRLKATRRRTLNETDVIDLLTSHGFKIYTLEKMSMDEQIRLFNNAKVVVAPHGAGLSNITFCKPGTSIIEIFTPNWIKDCYWRISNHCNLDYHSLVGEGVTWDGMRWDGEEDLIVDLDQLKQKLTQILI, encoded by the coding sequence ATGAGCATCCGATTGAAACGGAAGAGCGCTACAATTGAAGAAAAAAAAAACCGAGCCAAAAGCGCTAAAAAGAAAAAAACGAAATCAAAAAAGAAATTGAAAAAAATAAAGAAGATTAGACTGGAACGAAAGCTCCGACTGAAGAGAAAACTCCGACTGAAGAGAAAACAGCGCCTCAGACGGAGAAAGAGATTAAGACACACAAGAGCAACGGTTAATCATCCCGTTCATTCTCTTGAGCAAGAAATGGATCATCAGCCGCCCAACGAAAATCGAAACTCACCCTTGCCTCATTGGATCGGCGAAGAAGGCGATATCACAATAGCTCCCTCCCGTTTTGATAACACCCCGGCTTGGATCAGCCAGTCCGCTGAACAGGGGAGACTGATTGCTCCAGTATACAAAGAGCTTTATCCTGGCTTTTCCGATTTTTATCTCGAAGCTCGAGATATGGATGGCAGTATCCGATTTAATGAAGCTCGAGTGTCCTCGCCTAGTAGCTTCGCTGCCGTTATTCCATCAGGGAGAATTTGGGGCATCAACGGATCTGTCATTACACCTGACAACGTCCTGCTTGAAGATGTGTCGATGGAGTTTTCCATTGGCCAAAACTTTGGGATTCACCCAGCTTTCAGCAGATGGGCTCCACATCCGTTATTATATACACCAGATACTGTTGCCTCCCTGGGGTTTTCAGACAGCCAAAATTACTTCCATTGGTTGTATGATGTTTTGGGTAGGCTGCATATACTTCAGCTTAGTGGTATTAAAGTGGATAAATACGTGATTAACCCGAGAAGCAAAATTTTTTGGGATAGTGATGCCGATGGCCCGAGACCATTTCAGGAAGAGTCTTTGCGAATGCTGGGCATTGATCCAGAACAGATTATTGAGACTCATGAAAATTTCCACTTGAAAGCTGGCAATGTAGTCGTGATGTCACATACCGAACGGCGCGGTTATCCAAAATGGTCGTCAGAGTTCTTAAGGAAGGTCTTTTTGTTTGACCGCGGTTTGGATGTCAAGGGTCAAGGAAGTGAGTATATTTATATCAGCCGTTTGAAAGCGACACGTCGCAGAACCTTAAATGAAACGGATGTTATTGATCTGTTGACATCTCACGGATTCAAAATCTATACACTGGAAAAAATGAGTATGGATGAGCAAATCCGTCTATTTAACAACGCCAAAGTCGTTGTTGCACCTCACGGCGCAGGACTGTCGAATATCACTTTCTGTAAACCAGGGACATCCATTATTGAAATCTTCACACCTAATTGGATAAAGGATTGCTATTGGAGAATCAGCAACCATTGCAATCTAGATTATCATTCATTGGTAGGTGAAGGCGTAACCTGGGATGGGATGAGATGGGATGGTGAAGAGGATCTGATTGTTGATTTGGATCAATTAAAACAAAAGCTGACCCAAATTCTAATATAA
- a CDS encoding UDP-glucose dehydrogenase family protein, translating into MGSVTAAAFAFLGHDTTVIDIDPNKIRMIQSGNSPIYEPELDRLISMTIEKTLHAETGYDSVNQADIIFICVGTPSKADGTVDLTYVTQVAEQIAPRLNPDSFTVIVNKSTVPVGTAERVTAIVKQISGLQAGIHFSVVSNPEFLREGSALEDVFFPDRIVIGTESEQAKIVMRELYDRLLKRHDYEQWSETFSCLNQPDKPPAIYFETDSKSAEMIKYASNAFLSVKISYINEVARLCDALGAQVQHVAKGMGLDDRIGNKFLQVSSGWGGSCFPKDTIELLSTSQKYGRELTVVKAAIDSNLTMHEYCVDKIKSRLKSLNGKTIGILGLTFKPNTDDVRKSQAQVIIAKLLELGANIKVHDPKGMEMFRKFNMEFPIIYCEKPEETAQYADAIVLLTHWDQYLQLDWSELYSRMSNPYILDTRNVLPRSELNHMGFQVEGLGTS; encoded by the coding sequence GTGGGATCTGTAACAGCAGCTGCTTTTGCATTTTTGGGCCATGATACGACGGTAATTGATATTGATCCGAATAAAATTAGGATGATTCAGTCAGGGAACAGTCCCATTTATGAGCCGGAATTGGATCGGCTTATTTCCATGACAATTGAAAAAACTCTTCATGCGGAGACCGGATATGACAGTGTAAACCAGGCAGATATCATTTTTATCTGTGTGGGCACACCTTCTAAAGCGGATGGAACGGTGGATTTGACTTACGTGACACAGGTTGCTGAGCAAATTGCCCCACGCCTAAATCCGGATTCATTCACCGTGATTGTTAACAAATCGACGGTCCCTGTAGGGACGGCCGAAAGAGTTACAGCTATAGTAAAGCAAATATCAGGACTACAGGCGGGAATACACTTTTCCGTTGTCAGTAATCCCGAATTTTTGAGGGAAGGATCTGCCTTGGAAGATGTATTCTTTCCAGATCGTATCGTCATCGGCACGGAGAGCGAACAAGCAAAAATTGTAATGCGGGAGCTATACGACCGACTTTTGAAACGTCACGATTATGAACAATGGAGTGAGACCTTTTCATGTCTGAACCAACCTGATAAACCGCCAGCTATATACTTTGAGACAGACTCGAAGAGCGCTGAGATGATCAAGTATGCCTCCAACGCCTTTTTATCTGTAAAAATCAGTTATATCAATGAAGTTGCTCGTCTATGCGATGCTTTGGGAGCTCAGGTACAGCATGTTGCAAAAGGCATGGGACTTGATGATCGGATCGGTAACAAATTTCTTCAGGTTTCCAGCGGTTGGGGAGGGAGTTGCTTTCCAAAAGATACAATAGAACTTCTGTCAACAAGCCAAAAATACGGAAGAGAACTTACAGTAGTCAAAGCTGCGATCGATTCGAATCTCACAATGCATGAATATTGCGTAGATAAGATCAAAAGTCGACTCAAATCCCTAAATGGTAAAACTATAGGGATTCTGGGGCTCACGTTTAAACCAAACACAGACGATGTTAGGAAAAGCCAAGCTCAAGTCATTATTGCTAAGCTTCTTGAGCTAGGGGCTAATATAAAGGTCCATGATCCAAAAGGGATGGAAATGTTCCGGAAATTCAACATGGAATTTCCGATTATTTACTGCGAGAAGCCAGAGGAGACAGCTCAATATGCCGACGCAATTGTTCTCTTGACTCACTGGGACCAGTATCTGCAGTTGGATTGGTCTGAATTGTATAGCCGAATGAGTAATCCATATATATTGGATACTAGAAATGTGCTCCCTCGTTCTGAATTAAACCATATGGGATTTCAAGTGGAGGGACTTGGCACTTCATAA
- a CDS encoding GDP-mannose 4,6-dehydratase gives MKTILITGVAGFLGSHLAKDLVAEGNRVIGVDNLSTGKMSNIDTLLKNDNFVFIQADASSEKWLLLDSLSDVREIYHLASPASPKYYQSASLETISINTVGTMHMLELARRTGAKMLYTSTSEAYGDPDVHPQPEHYRGNVNTWGPRACYDESKRLGEVFCYEYFHKFQVDIRVARIFNTYSAGLRSDDGRVISNFVDQALTGKDLTVYGDGMQTRSFCYADDTIRGLKLMMEKEAASGEIINIGNPTEHTILELAEYIDQLTGGNCRITFHPLPIDDPKQRRPNIEKANNLLGWEPVIDLKEGLRRMIREYRQ, from the coding sequence GTGAAGACCATTCTAATAACCGGGGTAGCAGGATTCCTGGGGAGTCATTTAGCAAAAGATCTGGTCGCGGAAGGAAACCGGGTTATTGGTGTAGATAATTTATCTACAGGTAAAATGTCTAACATCGATACCCTGTTGAAGAATGATAACTTTGTTTTCATCCAGGCGGATGCTTCCTCAGAAAAATGGTTGCTACTAGATTCGCTATCTGATGTGAGGGAGATTTATCACCTGGCGTCGCCTGCTTCACCTAAATATTATCAATCCGCTTCTCTCGAAACTATTTCCATCAACACTGTTGGTACTATGCATATGCTTGAACTAGCAAGACGGACTGGAGCCAAAATGCTGTATACAAGTACAAGTGAAGCATACGGAGATCCCGACGTTCATCCGCAGCCGGAGCATTACAGAGGGAATGTTAATACCTGGGGGCCCCGGGCCTGTTATGATGAATCTAAACGGCTCGGCGAGGTGTTCTGCTACGAGTATTTCCACAAGTTCCAAGTGGATATAAGAGTGGCCCGAATCTTCAATACCTATTCAGCAGGTCTGAGAAGCGACGATGGCAGGGTGATTTCTAACTTTGTTGATCAGGCTCTTACGGGCAAGGATCTAACTGTTTATGGGGATGGAATGCAAACCCGTTCTTTTTGTTATGCAGACGATACAATCCGGGGCTTGAAATTAATGATGGAGAAAGAGGCGGCTAGTGGAGAGATTATTAATATTGGCAATCCTACCGAGCACACTATTTTAGAACTAGCGGAATATATTGATCAGCTTACTGGTGGAAATTGCCGGATTACCTTCCACCCCTTGCCGATTGATGATCCCAAGCAGCGCCGCCCAAACATTGAGAAAGCCAATAATCTTCTCGGATGGGAGCCAGTTATCGATCTGAAAGAAGGCTTGCGGCGGATGATTCGGGAATATCGTCAATGA
- the galU gene encoding UTP--glucose-1-phosphate uridylyltransferase GalU — MQMVRKAIIPAAGLGTRFLPITKAIPKELLPVINKPAIHYIVEEAVASGIEDVIIITGRNKRAIEDYFDHHPQIEQVLKKRGDIRVLQWMDEIPNMANFQYIRQNDPLGLGHAIWTARKAVGQETFAVLLADMIFHSQKPCLQQLLESYHKQPATVIGVQSVIPQDIKKFGILDGEKVSDKLYRIKSLVEKPKSDPPSNLAIIGRYILEPQIFDELSTLPPPKLGEEVQLTDALRNLSQKTTCYALECEGNSYDIGDQMGLIKANVEYALHHELLKKEMQGYLRGILNSEKKGENA; from the coding sequence ATGCAGATGGTTCGAAAGGCCATAATCCCTGCTGCCGGCTTAGGTACACGTTTTTTGCCGATTACAAAGGCAATTCCTAAGGAACTACTGCCAGTTATAAATAAACCTGCTATTCATTACATCGTCGAAGAGGCTGTTGCATCCGGCATTGAAGATGTCATCATTATTACTGGTCGAAATAAACGTGCTATTGAAGACTATTTTGACCATCATCCCCAGATCGAGCAAGTGTTGAAAAAAAGGGGGGATATTCGGGTACTCCAATGGATGGACGAAATCCCGAATATGGCAAATTTTCAATACATCAGACAAAACGATCCCCTTGGGCTTGGGCATGCCATTTGGACCGCCCGCAAGGCGGTGGGGCAAGAGACTTTCGCTGTTTTGTTAGCAGACATGATATTTCATAGTCAGAAGCCTTGTCTGCAGCAATTGTTAGAGAGCTACCATAAGCAGCCTGCGACTGTGATTGGTGTCCAGTCCGTAATTCCCCAAGATATTAAAAAGTTCGGAATTCTGGATGGAGAGAAAGTAAGCGACAAGCTTTACCGAATTAAGTCACTGGTGGAAAAACCTAAAAGCGATCCTCCCTCGAATCTGGCGATTATAGGCAGGTATATCCTTGAGCCACAAATTTTTGATGAACTTTCGACTCTGCCTCCTCCGAAACTTGGAGAAGAAGTACAACTTACGGACGCTTTGCGGAACCTATCACAGAAGACAACATGCTATGCTTTGGAATGTGAAGGCAACTCATACGACATAGGCGATCAAATGGGGCTGATAAAGGCCAATGTGGAGTATGCTCTGCATCATGAACTTCTAAAAAAAGAAATGCAAGGATACTTGCGAGGTATCCTCAATTCAGAGAAAAAGGGTGAAAATGCGTGA
- a CDS encoding YheC/YheD family protein translates to MKYKSTTIKSKWTKTQWLLKDPYFQKYVPRTLPFNKKNLSSMLDDYNNFFFKPTNGSGGKNIIRIRKTEKGCQSQLNTTKTSYSSTTQLYRDLKRFAGSRSYLLQKGIRLAKSNGKPFDIRVMVQKTRLGNWVSTALFTKVGNPNKVATNYNQGGTIRTFGKTMNGADFSSTYTPQLELELKRLGVAVGKNFDRHHKGFQELGLDVAVDSKRKPWILELNTRPQIYPLKALKDQSLYNKILSYGKHYGRFK, encoded by the coding sequence ATGAAATATAAAAGCACCACCATCAAGAGTAAATGGACGAAAACCCAGTGGTTACTTAAAGATCCCTATTTCCAAAAATACGTACCACGCACATTACCTTTTAACAAAAAAAATCTGTCCTCTATGCTGGACGACTATAACAATTTCTTCTTTAAGCCGACCAATGGATCAGGCGGAAAAAATATTATCCGTATTCGTAAAACAGAGAAGGGCTGCCAAAGCCAGCTGAATACTACTAAAACATCGTACTCAAGTACAACTCAATTGTATCGTGATCTGAAACGCTTTGCAGGGAGCAGATCTTATCTGCTGCAAAAAGGAATTCGCTTAGCCAAAAGCAATGGTAAGCCATTCGATATCCGGGTTATGGTCCAGAAAACCAGACTGGGGAATTGGGTCAGCACCGCCCTATTCACCAAAGTCGGCAACCCCAACAAAGTAGCCACCAATTATAATCAAGGAGGCACCATTAGAACATTCGGCAAGACGATGAATGGTGCCGATTTCAGCTCCACCTACACCCCACAGCTAGAGTTAGAACTCAAAAGACTTGGTGTTGCCGTTGGCAAAAACTTTGATCGCCATCACAAAGGATTCCAAGAACTCGGCTTGGATGTAGCTGTTGACTCAAAAAGGAAACCCTGGATTCTGGAATTGAATACTCGGCCGCAAATATATCCACTTAAAGCATTAAAAGATCAGAGCTTATATAATAAGATTCTGTCTTATGGGAAGCATTATGGACGTTTTAAATAA
- the sufB gene encoding Fe-S cluster assembly protein SufB has product MAKEMVELGEYQYGFKDAHQAVFQSGKGLTREIVATISEMKGEPDWMLDFRLKSLEVFQSMPVPAWGGDLGALDFNDIQYYVKPSEKQGKTWEEVPIEIKQTFDKLGIPEAEQKFLAGVSAQYESEVVYHSIQKELEEQGVIFTDTDTALREHPDLLRQHFGTIIPPSDNKFAALNSAVWSGGSFVYVPKGVKCEVPLQAYFRINSENMGQFERTLIIMEEDSFVHYVEGCTAPIYSTNSLHSAVVEIICKRNSRARYTTIQNWAPNIYNMVTKRAIAEENATMEWVDGNIGSRLTMKYPSVVLKGRGSKGNMLSIAVAGKGQHQDAGAKMIHLAPDTTSTIISKSISKHGGKVTYRGLASFGRKAFGAKSNIKCDTLILDNESTSDTIPYNEIMNDNITLEHEATVSKVSEDQLFYLMSRGLSEEEATQMIVMGFIEPFTKELPMEYAVEMNRLIKLEMEGSIG; this is encoded by the coding sequence ATGGCCAAGGAAATGGTGGAGCTGGGGGAATATCAGTACGGCTTCAAAGATGCGCATCAAGCGGTGTTCCAATCTGGCAAAGGACTGACTCGTGAGATTGTTGCCACCATCTCGGAGATGAAGGGGGAACCCGACTGGATGCTCGACTTTCGGCTAAAGTCGCTGGAAGTGTTCCAAAGTATGCCGGTGCCTGCATGGGGTGGCGATTTGGGAGCCCTGGATTTCAATGATATCCAATATTACGTCAAGCCTTCCGAGAAGCAGGGCAAAACTTGGGAGGAAGTGCCGATCGAGATTAAGCAAACCTTTGACAAGCTTGGTATACCGGAAGCGGAACAGAAGTTTCTTGCCGGGGTGTCGGCCCAGTATGAATCCGAAGTCGTCTATCACAGCATCCAGAAAGAGCTGGAGGAACAAGGGGTTATATTCACAGATACCGACACAGCGCTGCGCGAGCATCCGGATCTGCTGCGTCAACATTTTGGCACCATTATTCCGCCGAGCGATAACAAATTTGCCGCACTGAACAGCGCGGTATGGTCCGGAGGAAGCTTTGTCTATGTTCCGAAAGGGGTAAAATGCGAGGTCCCTTTGCAAGCTTACTTCCGCATCAATTCGGAGAACATGGGACAATTCGAAAGAACGCTCATTATTATGGAAGAGGATAGCTTTGTCCATTATGTAGAGGGCTGCACGGCACCGATTTACAGCACGAACTCGCTTCATAGTGCCGTTGTAGAGATCATCTGTAAGCGAAATTCCCGTGCGCGATATACAACTATTCAAAATTGGGCGCCCAATATTTACAACATGGTGACAAAGCGGGCGATAGCCGAAGAAAACGCAACTATGGAATGGGTGGATGGCAATATTGGCTCGCGGCTGACGATGAAATACCCTTCCGTAGTGTTAAAAGGACGCGGTTCGAAGGGGAACATGCTCTCGATTGCGGTCGCTGGCAAAGGACAGCATCAAGATGCTGGGGCCAAAATGATTCATCTGGCTCCGGATACGACATCGACCATCATATCAAAATCGATCAGCAAACACGGTGGTAAAGTTACGTATCGTGGTCTGGCTTCTTTTGGACGAAAAGCTTTTGGCGCCAAGTCTAACATCAAATGCGACACGCTTATTCTCGATAATGAATCCACGTCAGATACGATACCTTATAACGAAATCATGAACGACAATATCACGCTGGAACACGAAGCGACCGTTTCCAAGGTATCCGAGGACCAGCTCTTCTACTTGATGAGCCGCGGCCTGTCCGAAGAAGAAGCGACCCAGATGATCGTGATGGGTTTCATCGAGCCGTTCACGAAAGAGCTGCCCATGGAATATGCGGTGGAAATGAACAGGCTTATCAAGCTGGAGATGGAAGGCAGTATAGGGTAG
- the sufD gene encoding Fe-S cluster assembly protein SufD: protein MTMNSAENRVSGQLQYEAEPDWLTMLRKRGLDAVSTLQLPKLEKTNLQRWPIPQQGIYRKPELVMSLDELPESIRKWVYSDNVLVQRNSGPLIKHLTEGLREQGVILTDLETAARQYPELVKPYLMQAVETEENLLTAQHAAHWRGGAFIYIPEGVHVEAPLQTLFFVDESDTLFMPHVLVVAEKRSSVTLVENTMSSLNKIVAVNQAVMEVFVGEGAKVNVVSLHQLERDLIDLTYRRAIVEHDGQVNWLIGEMNWGKTMSDTVSVLKGEGAGSDIKSILVGSGRQTMNITARTVHIGKNSPSDMVIRAVMREQSTAILNGITKIEKGATGANGQQTEKILMLHPEARGDANPILLIDEDDVKAGHAASVGQVNPEQLYYLMSRGISRVEAEQLIVYGFLAPVVAEVPLEGVATQLQALVEQKLGQIKELDQASISE from the coding sequence ATGACAATGAACAGTGCAGAGAACCGGGTATCAGGGCAACTTCAATATGAAGCGGAACCGGATTGGCTGACTATGTTGAGGAAGAGAGGCTTGGATGCCGTTAGTACCCTGCAGTTGCCCAAGCTGGAAAAGACGAATCTGCAGCGCTGGCCTATACCTCAGCAAGGCATTTACCGTAAGCCAGAGTTAGTGATGTCTCTCGATGAATTACCGGAATCCATCAGGAAATGGGTGTACTCTGACAATGTGCTGGTACAGCGGAATTCGGGCCCATTAATCAAGCACCTGACGGAAGGGCTGCGGGAGCAAGGCGTTATTTTAACCGATTTGGAAACAGCGGCACGTCAATATCCGGAACTTGTAAAGCCCTATTTGATGCAAGCAGTCGAGACTGAAGAGAATCTGCTTACCGCGCAGCATGCCGCGCACTGGAGAGGCGGAGCTTTTATTTACATCCCTGAGGGGGTTCATGTGGAGGCCCCGCTGCAGACGCTATTTTTTGTAGACGAATCCGATACGCTCTTTATGCCGCATGTATTGGTGGTAGCCGAGAAGCGCAGCTCCGTAACACTGGTGGAGAATACCATGTCCTCCTTAAATAAGATTGTGGCGGTGAATCAAGCCGTTATGGAAGTATTCGTAGGCGAAGGGGCAAAGGTCAATGTCGTGTCATTGCATCAACTGGAAAGAGACTTGATCGACCTGACTTATCGGCGCGCCATCGTTGAACACGACGGACAAGTCAACTGGTTGATTGGCGAAATGAATTGGGGCAAGACGATGAGCGATACGGTATCTGTCCTCAAAGGCGAAGGGGCCGGTTCGGATATAAAGTCAATCTTGGTGGGATCCGGTCGTCAGACGATGAATATCACAGCCCGGACGGTCCATATCGGCAAGAATTCGCCAAGCGATATGGTAATCAGAGCGGTGATGAGAGAGCAGTCAACCGCTATATTGAATGGAATCACCAAAATTGAGAAGGGGGCAACAGGCGCGAACGGTCAGCAGACAGAAAAAATATTGATGCTGCATCCCGAGGCGCGCGGCGACGCCAATCCGATCCTGTTGATTGATGAAGACGATGTGAAAGCCGGACATGCTGCCAGCGTCGGGCAAGTTAATCCGGAACAGCTGTATTATTTGATGTCCAGAGGAATTAGCCGAGTAGAGGCCGAGCAGCTAATCGTGTATGGGTTCCTTGCTCCCGTCGTGGCCGAAGTACCGCTGGAGGGTGTAGCCACTCAGCTGCAAGCGCTCGTGGAGCAGAAGTTGGGACAAATCAAGGAATTGGATCAAGCAAGCATATCTGAATAA
- the sufC gene encoding Fe-S cluster assembly ATPase SufC, translating to MTVSLRIEQLKAAVEGKEILKGLNLEVNGGEIHVVMGPNGTGKSTLASALMGHPKYEVTEGIVTLNGEDLLEMEVDERARAGLFLAMQYPSEITGVTNSDFMRSAINARREEGQELSLIKFVRMMEASMQTLEMNPEFMHRYLNEGFSGGEKKRNEILQMMMLEPSLVILDEIDSGLDIDALRIVAEGVNALRSADRGFLIITHYQRLLNYIKPDFVHVMMQGTIVKSGGPELAERLEADGYEWIKEELGITEEAVAPDEEESFQIPMQTKSPRI from the coding sequence ATGACAGTGAGCCTGCGGATTGAACAATTGAAGGCGGCAGTAGAAGGCAAAGAGATCCTGAAAGGTCTGAACCTTGAAGTAAATGGCGGAGAAATTCATGTCGTGATGGGACCAAATGGAACAGGGAAGAGTACATTGGCCTCAGCTTTGATGGGGCACCCCAAGTACGAAGTGACAGAGGGGATTGTTACACTGAACGGAGAAGATTTGCTGGAGATGGAAGTGGATGAAAGGGCTCGGGCAGGATTGTTCCTGGCTATGCAATATCCGAGTGAGATCACCGGGGTCACGAATTCCGATTTCATGCGCAGTGCGATCAATGCAAGGCGTGAAGAAGGCCAAGAGCTTTCGTTGATCAAATTCGTGCGGATGATGGAAGCAAGCATGCAGACGTTGGAGATGAACCCGGAATTTATGCATCGTTACTTGAACGAGGGCTTTTCCGGAGGGGAGAAAAAGCGAAATGAAATTTTGCAAATGATGATGCTCGAGCCGTCTTTGGTCATATTGGATGAAATTGACTCCGGTCTGGATATTGATGCGCTGCGCATCGTTGCTGAAGGGGTTAACGCTTTGCGCAGTGCAGACCGCGGATTTTTAATTATTACCCATTATCAGCGACTGCTTAATTATATCAAGCCGGACTTCGTACATGTGATGATGCAAGGAACCATCGTAAAGTCTGGGGGGCCGGAATTAGCGGAACGGTTAGAAGCAGACGGATATGAGTGGATCAAAGAAGAGCTGGGTATTACAGAGGAAGCTGTTGCTCCGGACGAAGAAGAGTCATTTCAAATTCCGATGCAAACCAAGTCACCGCGTATCTGA
- a CDS encoding MarR family transcriptional regulator has translation MDYPDSIKALIYEQLLHFSHLHEQRMELELKEIKNMVQLRQLKSIPGNLSTIHVLDCIGRYEPINHSAIAEKLKLSKASITKISKKLLELDLIRRTQLNDNRKEVYFRLTLHGKQMYDLHRDLHEEEEQRFMRFLDDYSGSELQTIFKFFQGMSRYIDER, from the coding sequence ATGGATTATCCTGACAGCATCAAAGCGTTAATTTATGAACAGTTGCTTCACTTCTCTCATTTGCATGAACAACGAATGGAGCTGGAACTTAAAGAGATCAAAAATATGGTGCAGCTCCGTCAATTGAAAAGCATCCCTGGTAATCTATCGACCATCCATGTGCTGGATTGCATCGGCCGTTATGAACCGATTAACCATTCCGCGATTGCAGAAAAATTAAAATTGTCCAAGGCGAGCATTACCAAGATCAGTAAGAAGCTGCTTGAGCTTGACCTCATTCGCCGGACCCAGCTGAACGACAATCGTAAAGAGGTGTATTTTCGTCTAACGCTCCATGGGAAGCAGATGTACGATTTGCATCGGGATTTGCACGAAGAGGAGGAACAGCGCTTTATGCGATTTTTGGACGATTACTCCGGAAGCGAGCTGCAGACGATTTTCAAGTTTTTCCAAGGGATGTCCCGGTATATAGACGAGAGATAA